The following nucleotide sequence is from Vitis vinifera cultivar Pinot Noir 40024 chromosome 14, ASM3070453v1.
CCCCTCCGGCGGGCCTTGAAAAGAAGTTCACCACTCCAAAGCTGGCGGCGATGGCTCCGGCTGTTTCGATATTCAGATTAAATCTGTCGTAGAAGTACTGTGCTATGATGTTATCGACCGTGAGTTCCACTCCAAAACAGTACCCATATGTTAACCCCAGCACCCACCCTCTGTAGTTCGATAGGCCGTGAAGAAGGACTTTGAATACGCTCTCTCTGGGCTTGGTGCTGGAGCGCTGGCGGCGTTTGTAGTTCCCGTCGGGGAGGTCCTGGCCGTAGAACAACACCATGAGCGCAGTCACCGCTTGGAACAAAGCAGGGACGACGAACGCGATACGCCATGCAGTGAAAGCAGGAACGTTAAAGGAGGTGATGAAAGCGAAGATGAGAGGCATAATGAGCTGGGTTGCGCCCGCCCCCACGTTGGCCCAGCCGGCGGCCACGCCGTTGGCGAGCCCCACCACGCAGCCTGAAAACATAGAACTCATCCAGAACTGGTTGGAGATGAAGTTGGCCAGAGAAAAACCTATGAGGAAGCGGAGAACGATGAAGGATTGAGGAGTGGAAATGAAGCAGGCCGAGAAAACAATAGGCACAGTGAGAAGAGACAGCGTCGCGCATGCTATTCGCGGACCGAAAACATCACACGCCGTACCCATCGCTAAACGAGAAAAGATAGAACCCATAAAGGAAGCTATTCCAGCATTCCCTATGTCAGTATCCGTGAGCTTAAGATCTTCACGAATTATCGGGAGAAGAGGAGGAATGGCGAAGGTGGAGAAAAAGGTGGCGAATAGAGAGAGCCAGGCAAGGTGGAAGGCTCGCATGTGAGGCGCAGCCAGCGAAAATGGGTGGAACACGGTGGCCTTGTGTTCGGAATCCACCGGCAGAGCGAACTGAGATTCCTTGGACTCCATAGATTCCGATTGATGCTAACCCAATTGCTAATGGTATCGGACAGTGGAATGCTGGAACTGTGCCTCAGAGTGAAACAATTTATAAACGACGTCGTATAATTACCTTGTGGAATTTTGTGGTATAAATCCACCGGCATCTTGGATTGGATTTTACGGTTCGCTTACAATTATTTTGAGAACTGACATATTGGCTGCTTCCACGAAAATGTTAAATTTGGACATATcaactattcatattttaattaattttcttattttccttaaaataaaataaaattattaaacaaactttttatatttacctttaaataataataataaattttaaaattatttaaaaaattaagacatTTAAAAACCCTTTATGatttacttaaaaatttaatgacctaaaaacaaaaattttaatatttttttataagttgtactacattttatataaaatttattaatattttctattttttttaaaaagaaaataaaagtttaattatgaaattttatgattaaaactaAGTTGGGATTTGGACAAAAATGTTATCATAACTGCCAGGGTTACATAAATCAACACCAACAGAAAAAATCTCCCATGTTTTTGTAATGGATTGTCATTAGTACTTTGAAATTTCAATAATCTCATTAGAATTCAATGTAAATTTCATGGGGTATGATGTGgatacaaaataaaacaaattaagaaatataattacaatcataagtaaaataaaaacaaaaaaagtatcATAATTCATTGgcttaaaatgaaaataatgtgTAACCCATGTTTGGAATTAAATTGTCTCTCCACTTAATTATTTCACTTAATAATAGGAGTATAAAAAATGATTCCCATGTAGACTGGGATAttgacttattattattattactattattattattattattattattattattacattaaAGTGACATTTGCGGAACATTGATATTTgcaaagcaaataaaaaaaaaagcaatataAAGGAGACTTGAAACCGATAAatatttcccttttatttttacctttaacTTTTCTCAAATCCTTtcacattaaaaagaaaaagggtaatTTGGTCATATGATTCGAAATAATTATCAAGTTGTAAAAATGATATTCCCgttaattttattgagaaataacaatttttagacATTTTTACTCTTTATCATTTTGTTTGCGAAAAACATAGAGAGAAGTACGAGATATCAGAAATAGAGAAATGAGAGGGAAATGGAACAAGAAGGAGATGTCTGTCTTTTTAGGAAAAAGGAAGAGTAGTAATGTTAAGAatgagttatttatttttttaaaaggataaatGAAGGAGGGTATTCTTTCAATTTCAATAATATTTGAAgtattctatttttataaaaattaattagttaaaagagatgaaataatcctgcatatttatgaatttaacatcttttaattttttgcttgaagagtaactcattttttatataaatattttaactattttatatatttacatgtatgttttaaaagaaataattatttttataagaaaatttaactaaagttgaaaatagttcttgaaattttttttttaagaataatttttaactaaaaatacatatttaataaacttcatttaagaaatatttttaaaaataaaattgagatatttttaaattatttttatacttttttttaataataattaaaaatataaagaatattttatattttatttctccctctttgtaaaaaataaaccacataaaacaaatcaaatttatCCTCTTACTTAATTTTGTCTTCTTCTTCACCTCTACATGAATATAAACAACACATACATgcagaaacaaaaataaaaaaattttaaaaaaaataataaaaataaaaataaaaataaaaacacaaaacaCCATTGAAAGTGAGTTGAATTAGAACCCTCAGATATCGATCGGTCTACACATATCTAAAACGTCAGATGGTACGTAATAAAGGAAGACTTCATGGTTGTTGGTTTATGAAACCGTATCGATCTTGGCTTCTGCTTTATTCACATTTTTGTATGGTTATGAATGACCCAACAGCAAGGCTCATCCACTCCGATATTTTGATCATGTGCGAACAAGAGTCGAACACGAAGGAGAAAAAGAACGGGCCTTCGGCCTTCATGTTGCgtccaaattttgatttcctttttaCAGCAGTCGTCACGGTAGTGAGTTTCGGCGTGGAGTTGATTATGGGGATACAGACATTTTGCATTAAGGCCAGTGAAAATGACTTAAGAGTAAAGGAATTATTGGTCCCTTTAGACACTTTTGTTGCGATGTGGGGTAGTTGCCATTCATGCTGCCGGGGAATCTGAGGCTGGTCCTATTTGGGTTCGAAATTATTTGGTGCCTAGGATGGCTTGAGCAGGGCCTTTTTGATCGCCCTCAACCCTaacaacttttataaaaaaaacccgAGACCAATCATAACATGTTATGTATACAAATTAATCACGATATTTAGTATctagtatttatattttattctcatttatttgtattcttatctaacaaattaaattttagtatatacttttaatttttgataaaaagttaaaaattttcaaattcttttattacttattttaacattttattattgtttgtaTACAGATCCCATATTTTGAATCTGATGATCTGAATTTCATCATAtgtttttaatgattaaaatcacaaatttgaAGAATACTatgataaattctttttttttatctcttttatgttttattagaaatttaatagtgatttaaaaaaaatatttttaatattcttaatacttgaaggatgaaaattttaaagttttaaaaagactaaaaacgctttttaaaattaccatcGAACAGACTCTTGGGAAgtgcttatttttttaataaatagaaaaaggtcaaaatatttgatattttttattcaattaaaataaaagttgatattaattaatacaattaaaccgaatctattgataataagttcactttGATTATATTGGTTGACATCAACATATGACTTTTAGTTTAacagaaaaagttaaatattttgactttatctatttaataaaaaaaaataccatctTAATCTCGTATAATTTCCTACTATAACGAGGttgtgaagaaagaaaaaaaggtcaTGTAAAAGGAAATTAATCGTATTCATGGTAGAAACAGTGAATGGCAAtacaaaatgttaaaaaaagtgTTATAGCATCAATAAAGGTATCTCACAAAGTAGAGGGATTGAGTACAAAAGTAGTTTAGGTGACAAAGTAGGACAAGGAAGTATAATAATTAGGGATCCAATGTATTtaaatcattgaaaatatttttaatttcttattatataattattaaatatgtttttatccTTTTAGAAACATGATTGAAACTATCAAACATATCTATACTTAATACATTACTTgccttttaacttttttttttaaaagaataataattttcaattatgtttttgaattttagaatCATCGGATATGTTTGTAGATTAAGTTTGTTTCCTagttaaatatatatgtatatatatatatgtaaaaatacaatgttttatgattttttttattaatttttaatcattattattatttattataaaactttGATGTGGTAAAATTTCTAAATAccttaatttgttaattttttttaaattattaaatttttaatctctAAGAACTTTTGTTatcttttaatcatatttttaattttacaacactaaacatatttaataattttaattttgatttcagaGTCTATAGTTATATgacaaaaaaagtaaaagagaaaaaatattaaataatttaaagcaaGTATTTTGTATTAATAAATGAGACATTGGCGTTGAGGGAGTTGtcactttcaattttttatttttaacggAAATAAAACTTCGAAATTACCTTCTGAAATGCCCAAAATCTAGATTAGTTATttcactaataatttttttttacctcaaatcatgaataaaaattgaaaaccactttatttttacaatacaaACGTCTTCACCTTTTTTTATCCTGTCTATTTTCATAGTACAgatttcttaacttttttttttcatggagaaaaaaataaatgtaatttaaaagagaaaacttTTTATAGAAGATTGTTCTTTCACCTTAtctcaaagagaaagagaaagagaaagagaaagagaaagtgtgcatgaaatttatttatttttaatgaccATATAATGACAATTTTTAGTAGTTTTAATCCTCACAAACTGTTTTCATTTTGTTGGATCGGGTTGGGTCAGCCCACTTGggcacccaaacccaactccaacaattttttattttagtttttgggaataaagaatttttttaatacctttTATCTAATTTCAAGTAAGAAgtatcaaatatgattttttttgttttcaattttttaatttaaaagaaatggaCCCGCTTCTCATGAAGCGCCAAAACATGGCACACTTCAATTTCTCTTCAGTAACCCTCCACTTTCTCTTCAACTAACTTAACTGTCTCTTACAACATGGCAACTACGTTTAGAACCCTCTTAGCCATCGACCCAAAGAAAAGCTTCAGAGCCTATGCACAGACCTGTGTTTCCCTCTTGAAAAAATTCTCCAATCAAGGCTTGATCACTCAAGGGAACGTCCTTCATGCTCATCTCATCAAAACGGGTTTTTCATCACAAAGATATATAGCCATCAAATTGCTGATACTGTACTTGAATTGCAGAAAATTTGCTGAAATTGATCAGATTGTGAAGGAGTTTGATGGGTCTGATCTTGTTGTGAGTAATTGCATGATCAGTGCTTACGTTCAATGGGGAAATCTCGTTCAAGCTCGTCTgttgtttgatgaaatgcctgAGAGAAATGAGGTATCGTGGTCTGCGCTAATTTCGGGTCTCATGAAGTATGGAAGAGTGGAAGAATCAATGTGGTACTTTGAGAGGAACCCATTTCAGAATGTAGTTTCATGGACTGCTGCAATAAGTGGGTTTGTGCGAAATGGGTTGAATTTTGAAGCTTTGAAACTTTTCTTCAGACTCCTTGAATCTGGAGTCAGGCCAAATGATGTTACCTTTACTTCTGTTGTTCGAGCTTGTGGAGAGTTGGGTGACTTTGGATTGGGAATGAGTATTTTAGGGTTAGTTGTTAAAGCTGGTTTTGAGCACTATTTATCTGTTTCTAATTCTTTGATTACATTAAGCTTGAGGATgggtgaaattgatttggctaGGAGAGTTTTTGATCGAATGGAGAAGAGAGATGTTGTTTCTTGGACTGCAATCTTGGATGCGTATGTTGAGACAGGAGACTTGAGAGAAGCACGTAGGATCTTTGATGAGATG
It contains:
- the LOC100261203 gene encoding high affinity nitrate transporter 2.5 translates to MESKESQFALPVDSEHKATVFHPFSLAAPHMRAFHLAWLSLFATFFSTFAIPPLLPIIREDLKLTDTDIGNAGIASFMGSIFSRLAMGTACDVFGPRIACATLSLLTVPIVFSACFISTPQSFIVLRFLIGFSLANFISNQFWMSSMFSGCVVGLANGVAAGWANVGAGATQLIMPLIFAFITSFNVPAFTAWRIAFVVPALFQAVTALMVLFYGQDLPDGNYKRRQRSSTKPRESVFKVLLHGLSNYRGWVLGLTYGYCFGVELTVDNIIAQYFYDRFNLNIETAGAIAASFGVVNFFSRPAGGVISDEMGRRFGIRGRLWSLWIVQTVAGLLCILLGRVNTLGASILVICAFSVFVQAASGLTFGVVPFVSKRSLGVISGMTGSGGTVGAVVTQLLLFSGSKYSKETSISLMGVMMIVCSIPVTFIYFPQWGGMFCGPSYDSDWVDEEYRLIE